In Amblyraja radiata isolate CabotCenter1 chromosome 10, sAmbRad1.1.pri, whole genome shotgun sequence, one DNA window encodes the following:
- the LOC116977419 gene encoding di-N-acetylchitobiase-like, which translates to MYIAPWSPKCTDSQCHDYEQIAKYCDTLLVLAFNMPAQKLDNCRAKAGAPYHQTITGILAYIKLGVDSRKIVMGVPWFGLDYPCERLIEAGNCELRKVPNKGPPCSNHDALYIPYSMIMQALPKSASGRIWDDDVKAPYYIYKSAKTYHEVWYDDPESISMRSTFMKKYKLRGISVWMGNFLNYTSNGLAVLQTEEMWNALCPP; encoded by the exons ATGTATATTGCACCATGGTCACCAAAATGCACCGATAGCCAGTGCCATGATTATGAACAGATTGCAAAGTACTGTGACACTCTACTCGTATTGGCCTTCAATATGCCGGCCCAGAAGTTGGATAATTGCAGAGCGAAGGCAGGTGCTCCCTATCATCAGACCATAACAG GTATCTTGGCTTATATCAAACTGGGCGTTGATTCCAGAAAGATTGTGATGGGCGTTCCATGGTTTGGTCTTGACTATCCTTGTGAACGGCTTATTGAG GCTGGTAACTGTGAACTGAGAAAGGTTCCTAATAAAGGGCCTCCCTGTAGTAACCACGATGCATTGTACATCCCGTACAGCATGATCATGCAGGCCTTGCCTAAGTCAGCTAGTGGCAGGATTTGGGATGATGATGTCAAAGCCCCATACTACATCTACAAG TCCGCAAAGACATATCACGAGGTCTGGTACGATGATCCTGAGAGTATCTCAATGAGATCAACCTTCATGAAGAAATACAAACTTCGAGGCATCAGCGTTTGGATGGGAAACTTTCTGAACTACACTTCTAATGGACTAGCTGTCTTGCAAACCGAGGAGATGTGGAATGCTCTGTGCCCTCCTTGA